Proteins found in one Medicago truncatula cultivar Jemalong A17 unplaced genomic scaffold, MtrunA17r5.0-ANR MtrunA17Chr0c09, whole genome shotgun sequence genomic segment:
- the LOC120577871 gene encoding DEAD-box ATP-dependent RNA helicase 39 — translation MKRRITKLLSLSFSSLQSQIQNHHQPLSKSLPPTSSFSTFSNSERDSLILQQFKQRKLKGSSNSVLNSSFDDTNDEKMIQNGLKNGTMVVGGFKELGMSDELIEVMEEIGEFVPSEIQCVVIPTILDGKSLLLSSPSQHDRTLAYLLPLIQMLRRDRELLGSNSKYPRAVVLCASEEKVEQCFNAARYIIHNAEVKSAKNRASSDTEKSNSSIGLMIGTPYEILQYIEEGTIVPAELKYLVLDEADSMLGSSNIGPEINKIIRPLQHNESKSSVKRLQTIMAISTIAEVLGEDSPIVK, via the exons ATGAAAAGAAGAATCACAAAGCTTCTAAGCCTCTCATTTTCATCTCTACAAtctcaaattcaaaatcatcaccaaCCACTCTCAAAATCACTACCACCAACTTCTTCTTTCTCAACATTTTCCAACTCTGAAAGAGATTCACTCATTCTCCAACAGTTCAAACAAAGAAAACTCAAAGGGTCATCAAATTCAGttttaaattcaagttttgATGATACTAATGATGAGAAAATGATTCAAAATGGTTTGAAAAATGGTACTATGGTGGTTGGTGGCTTTAAGGAGTTGGGTATGAGTGATGAGCTGATTGAGGTTATGGAAGAGATTGGAGAGTTTGTGCCAAGTGAGATACAGTGTGTTGTTATTCCAACTATTTTGGATGGGAAGAGTTTGTTGTTGAGTTCACCTTCTCAGCATGATAGGACTTTGGCTTACTTGTTGCCTCTTATTCAG ATGCTGCGACGAGATAGAGAGTTGCTTGGTTCGAATTCAAAGTATCCTCGAGCCGTTGTTCTTTGTGCTTCAGAGGAGAAAGTTGAACAG TGTTTTAATGCTGCAAGATATATCATCCATAATGCAGAAGTGAAGTCCGCAAAGAATCGTGCTTCATCAGATACCGAAAAATCAAATTCCTCAATTGGCTTGATGATTGGAACTCCTTATGAGATCCTTCAATACATTGAAGAGGGGACTATTGTTCCTGCTGAATTAAAATACTTG GTATTGGACGAAGCAGATTCCATGCTTGGTAGCAGCAACATTGGTcctgaaattaataaaattatcagACCATTACAACATAATGAATCAAAATCCAGTGTCAAAAGATTGCAAACGATCATGGCAATTTCAACTATAGCTGAG GTTTTGGGTGAAGATTCGCCGATTGTGAAATGA